In Anaerolineales bacterium, one DNA window encodes the following:
- a CDS encoding acylneuraminate cytidylyltransferase produces the protein MTEILALIPARGGSKGIPRKNIRSFAGYPLIAWSIAAAKQSELVTRIIVSTDDEAIAEVAREWGAEAPFLRPVELAQDKTTDLPVFEHALKWLEDVEGYRPEVVVQLRPTSPIRPTSMVDDAIRILLNHKDADCMRGVVPAGQNPFKMWRFHGEDKPLNPLLEVEGIPEPYNAPRQVLPPVYWQTGHIDVIRTSTIADKKSLTGDVIYPLVIDPKYTVDIDTLSDWAKYEAVIYGGLEVVSPGNPHRLMPETIDMIICDFDGVVTDNLVLTDENGKEAVSASRSDSMHIKTLREKGVEVMILSSEPNPVVKARAEKMGVDAIHGIGMQDKGRVMREVLDQKKVNAENVIYVGNDLNDLPCFEIAGWSVAVADAYPEVIRAADFVLTKKGGHGAVRELCELVLKQLSQKEN, from the coding sequence ATGACCGAAATTCTCGCCCTAATTCCCGCCCGCGGCGGCTCGAAAGGCATTCCGCGCAAGAACATCCGCAGTTTTGCGGGTTATCCGCTGATTGCCTGGAGCATTGCCGCGGCAAAACAGTCTGAATTGGTGACGCGGATCATTGTTTCAACGGATGATGAGGCGATCGCTGAAGTTGCCCGGGAATGGGGTGCGGAGGCGCCCTTCCTGCGCCCCGTTGAACTGGCACAGGACAAGACAACAGATTTACCGGTCTTTGAACACGCCCTCAAATGGCTGGAGGACGTGGAGGGATATCGCCCGGAAGTTGTCGTCCAACTACGCCCGACCTCTCCCATACGTCCTACGTCCATGGTGGACGATGCGATACGCATTTTGCTGAACCACAAGGATGCAGATTGCATGCGCGGCGTTGTCCCTGCGGGTCAAAATCCTTTCAAAATGTGGCGTTTCCATGGCGAAGACAAACCGTTGAATCCCTTACTTGAAGTGGAAGGCATCCCCGAACCGTACAATGCCCCGCGTCAGGTTTTGCCGCCTGTCTATTGGCAGACGGGACATATTGACGTCATCCGCACCTCGACGATTGCGGACAAGAAATCGTTGACAGGTGATGTCATCTATCCGCTGGTGATCGACCCGAAGTATACGGTGGATATTGATACCCTCTCCGATTGGGCCAAGTACGAAGCGGTTATCTACGGCGGATTGGAGGTGGTCTCGCCGGGCAACCCCCATCGCTTGATGCCTGAGACCATCGATATGATCATCTGCGACTTTGATGGCGTCGTGACGGACAACCTCGTGCTGACCGACGAGAACGGCAAGGAGGCCGTGTCAGCGTCGCGAAGCGACAGTATGCACATCAAGACCCTGCGCGAGAAGGGCGTGGAGGTGATGATCCTTTCCTCGGAGCCGAATCCCGTTGTCAAGGCGCGTGCGGAAAAGATGGGGGTGGATGCGATTCATGGGATCGGGATGCAGGACAAAGGCCGTGTGATGCGTGAGGTCCTTGATCAGAAAAAGGTCAACGCGGAGAACGTCATCTATGTTGGCAACGACCTCAACGACCTTCCATGCTTCGAGATTGCGGGCTGGTCTGTGGCGGTTGCGGATGCATATCCCGAAGTCATCCGTGCGGCGGATTTTGTGTTGACAAAAAAAGGCGGACACGGAGCGGTGCGTGAACTGTGCGAACTCGTGTTGAAGCAATTATCTCAAAAGGAGAATTAG
- a CDS encoding N-acetylneuraminate synthase family protein, which yields MAREIKFGKRMMGDGHPAYIIAEIGINHNGDLDIAKKIIDAAVHAGADAVKFQKRTPEIATPPDQQKQMRETPWGYITYLDYRYKVEFNEEQYREIDRYCMEKKIDWMVSVWDEPSVDFMEKFDTPAYKVPSASLTDHDLLKYVRQTGKPVIISTGMSTMEQIHKGVNAVGGENLVIMHCTSTYPCEPEELNLRMIETLRREFPNNPIGYSGHEVGLVPSAIAIALGATSIERHITLDRAMWGSDQAASVEPGGFERLVKYIRVTEESLGDGVKKVYESEKGSMKKLRRVVNE from the coding sequence ATGGCTCGTGAAATCAAATTTGGAAAGCGAATGATGGGAGACGGCCACCCTGCATACATCATTGCGGAGATCGGTATCAACCATAACGGTGATCTTGATATTGCGAAGAAAATCATTGACGCGGCAGTGCATGCCGGCGCGGATGCGGTCAAATTCCAGAAGCGTACGCCGGAGATCGCCACACCGCCTGATCAGCAAAAACAAATGCGCGAAACACCCTGGGGTTATATTACCTATTTGGATTATCGATATAAAGTGGAATTCAATGAAGAGCAATACCGCGAGATCGACCGTTATTGCATGGAAAAGAAGATCGACTGGATGGTTTCCGTGTGGGATGAGCCGTCGGTTGATTTCATGGAGAAGTTCGACACACCTGCATATAAAGTTCCATCTGCCTCTCTTACCGACCATGACCTGTTGAAATATGTCCGCCAGACGGGCAAGCCTGTCATCATCTCAACGGGCATGTCTACGATGGAGCAGATTCACAAAGGCGTCAATGCGGTCGGCGGAGAGAATCTTGTCATCATGCACTGCACCAGCACATATCCATGCGAACCTGAAGAATTAAATCTCAGGATGATCGAAACGCTGCGCAGGGAATTTCCGAACAACCCGATTGGGTATTCTGGTCACGAAGTGGGGCTTGTCCCCTCTGCAATTGCGATCGCACTTGGTGCAACTTCCATCGAACGTCACATTACGCTTGACCGTGCCATGTGGGGCAGTGACCAGGCCGCATCGGTGGAACCCGGCGGGTTTGAGCGTTTGGTCAAATACATCCGCGTGACCGAGGAGTCGCTTGGGGACGGCGTGAAGAAGGTGTACGAATCCGAAAAAGGTTCGATGAAGAAACTCCGCCGAGTTGTGAACGAGTAG
- a CDS encoding SDR family oxidoreductase: MTIFDKFNLKDHVAIVTGGGGQLGFEFCKTLAEAGASVVAADLNMELAAQTAMRLTESGYAAMAFPLDVTRLESTRELVAETVRQFSRIDILVNSAALDPKFDPAAASKGIAPGAFEDYPLEDWNAALNVNLTGMFLTTQACVNQMIAQGKKGSIINICSTYGLNGPDQRIYIKDGKRVAYKPVYYTTTKAGVMGFTQYLAAYYAGTRIRVNALTPGGVYNNHEEYFVRNYSAKTILGRMAEKDEMNGALLFLASDASSYMTGNNVIVDGGWTAW; encoded by the coding sequence ATGACCATATTCGATAAATTCAACTTGAAGGACCATGTTGCCATTGTGACGGGCGGCGGCGGCCAGTTGGGATTTGAATTCTGCAAAACCCTCGCTGAAGCAGGCGCATCTGTTGTTGCGGCAGATCTAAATATGGAACTCGCCGCCCAAACTGCAATGCGCCTCACTGAGTCTGGTTATGCTGCGATGGCATTTCCTCTTGACGTGACCCGCCTCGAATCGACCCGTGAATTGGTCGCTGAAACCGTCAGGCAGTTCAGCCGCATCGACATTCTCGTCAATAGCGCCGCGCTCGATCCAAAATTTGACCCGGCTGCCGCTTCAAAGGGAATCGCGCCCGGCGCCTTTGAGGATTATCCGCTCGAAGACTGGAATGCCGCACTCAACGTCAACCTGACAGGCATGTTCCTGACCACGCAGGCTTGCGTTAACCAAATGATCGCGCAGGGCAAAAAAGGCAGTATCATCAACATCTGTTCCACGTACGGACTTAACGGTCCCGACCAGCGCATTTACATCAAAGATGGCAAACGTGTTGCGTATAAGCCCGTGTATTACACAACCACCAAGGCAGGCGTAATGGGATTCACCCAATATCTTGCGGCTTATTATGCCGGGACCAGGATTCGCGTCAATGCGCTCACGCCCGGTGGCGTGTACAATAATCACGAAGAATACTTCGTCAGGAATTACTCCGCCAAGACCATTTTGGGCAGGATGGCGGAGAAGGACGAAATGAACGGCGCACTCCTTTTCCTCGCCTCCGACGCATCCTCCTATATGACGGGCAACAACGTCATCGTGGACGGCGGTTGGACGGCTTGGTAA
- a CDS encoding phospholipid carrier-dependent glycosyltransferase encodes MQSALPAVNLMTSRQSFLASLLILGLLAGLGTFLVLYATPQGLALSDDSIAYIAGARSILGGDGYRAAWLASNKPVTHFPPGFSSVLALVGLSGLDPLRGTRFVNSLLFGTNIFLLGLIGWRMTRSQIAGIVLAFLFLVNASLFRVHTAAMSEPLYIFFTLASFLSFSRYFGTQQLVDANAGAGSRTPTSWLFLTAVLTAFAYLTRYAGLALLATFGVALILLHDTWHKRLVSAGTFLAGFIPFALAWSIRNRLLADSATNRTVVYHPITLENIQMGIYNFSVFLMPFEEWRRALMRIPNFFAALLIFIVSVLLIWMVLKGLKKFFKPATEMTEVLSFINTLYVFGYLSSLIVTMTWFDAATKFQLRIVAPVFVSLLIMLAFFGVWLWQKQKTLWRAAVIVLALCIFTLSVQAMSGTMAQLRKGGQGYASFRWFDSEAMQFLRGLPEGARIYSNQVGPVYLYTGRAGYVLPDRVDAVTGLPRGRYEEGIAELQQDVLSGEAVLALFRFGAADEDVQSVYMDISNGLYLAHDTRGDKIYTAFP; translated from the coding sequence ATGCAATCCGCATTGCCTGCCGTCAATCTTATGACTTCGCGCCAATCTTTTCTTGCCTCCCTCCTGATCCTGGGCTTGCTTGCTGGACTGGGAACATTTCTCGTCCTTTATGCAACTCCACAGGGACTCGCGCTTTCTGATGACTCGATTGCATATATCGCAGGCGCGCGCAGCATCCTGGGCGGGGACGGATATCGCGCCGCCTGGCTGGCCTCCAACAAACCCGTCACGCATTTCCCCCCCGGCTTTTCATCGGTTCTTGCGCTCGTCGGCCTCAGCGGACTTGACCCCCTGCGCGGCACGCGCTTTGTAAATTCCCTTTTATTTGGCACGAATATATTCCTGCTTGGTCTTATCGGCTGGCGCATGACCAGATCGCAAATTGCAGGGATCGTGCTGGCTTTCTTATTTCTGGTGAATGCATCCTTGTTCCGTGTTCACACCGCTGCAATGAGCGAACCGCTGTACATTTTCTTCACTCTTGCATCATTTTTATCCTTTTCTCGATATTTTGGAACGCAACAGCTTGTTGATGCAAACGCAGGAGCAGGCTCCCGCACCCCAACCAGCTGGCTCTTTCTCACTGCTGTTCTCACCGCCTTCGCCTACCTGACCCGTTACGCAGGTCTTGCCCTGCTCGCCACGTTTGGCGTTGCCCTCATCCTTCTCCATGACACGTGGCACAAACGGCTGGTCAGTGCGGGCACCTTCCTTGCGGGCTTCATTCCCTTTGCCCTCGCCTGGAGCATCCGCAACCGTCTGCTCGCGGACAGCGCCACCAACCGCACGGTCGTCTATCATCCCATCACCCTTGAAAACATCCAGATGGGAATCTATAACTTCTCCGTCTTCCTCATGCCCTTTGAAGAGTGGCGCCGCGCGTTGATGCGGATTCCCAACTTCTTTGCTGCCCTGCTCATATTCATCGTCTCGGTTTTACTTATATGGATGGTGCTCAAGGGATTGAAAAAATTCTTCAAGCCGGCCACCGAGATGACGGAAGTACTCTCCTTTATCAACACCCTGTATGTCTTCGGCTATCTTTCATCCCTCATCGTAACCATGACATGGTTCGACGCTGCCACAAAATTCCAACTCCGCATCGTCGCGCCGGTCTTCGTCAGCCTGTTGATCATGCTGGCCTTCTTCGGCGTCTGGCTGTGGCAAAAACAAAAGACCCTTTGGCGCGCAGCGGTAATCGTTCTTGCGCTTTGTATCTTCACGCTTTCTGTACAGGCTATGTCCGGTACAATGGCCCAACTCCGCAAAGGCGGCCAGGGATATGCATCCTTCCGCTGGTTTGATTCAGAAGCCATGCAATTCCTGCGCGGGCTCCCCGAAGGAGCGCGCATTTACAGCAATCAAGTCGGTCCCGTTTATTTGTACACGGGTCGTGCCGGCTACGTTCTTCCCGATCGCGTGGATGCCGTCACTGGGCTTCCGCGCGGGCGTTATGAGGAGGGCATTGCCGAACTCCAACAGGACGTGCTTTCCGGTGAAGCGGTCCTGGCGCTCTTCAGGTTCGGCGCGGCGGACGAAGATGTCCAATCCGTTTACATGGATATTTCCAATGGTTTATATCTCGCACATGACACGCGCGGCGATAAGATTTATACTGCATTTCCATAG